From the Brienomyrus brachyistius isolate T26 chromosome 23, BBRACH_0.4, whole genome shotgun sequence genome, the window TTTTGTTTCACAGTGCTAAGATGGTTAGAAGTGAACTGCAGATGTAAGTGTTCTGTAGTGTTTATCCCAGATGACTGTGACCCCAGCTGTTTTATCAGTGGTCTAATACTCACTTATAACCTTTTTAAAATTCTCTTGAAATGTTCTATTACATTTCTTAGTTGAAGAGCAATATCTCATACCCTGTTTCTTTGAGACCTTGGTTACAGTGTATTCGCCACCCTGATGTAGGAGCTTGCAGTGCTTGAAgttctttaaaagaaaaaaaaataataatatacatattttttttctgctttaGGTCAGGCAATGTGTGATGAAGTCTCATGAAGTCCTCCATTGGAGCTGACATTGACCGTCAGCAGGAATCTCCAGTACACAAATACAGCTGGAGGAGTTTACCTCCTTCAGGAATAGACACACCCTCCTGCCCTGTCCACTCACCATACTCCCTGAGTTCTGTGCCATTCAGCTATGGCCAGTCGAAGAAAGTCTACGATTCCCTGCATGATCCGACTCAGTGATATGACTGAACAGGATGACTCTGATGACATGGATGTCTCTTCCAATAACACTATCCAAAACATCCCACCTCTTGAAGCATGTAACAAAGATGCCTCTTCAGGAAGGGATTCCGGATCTAAGCACAGGGAGGAACCTGAGGAACAGAATTCAGAGGCAACACGTCCACTGCGGAAACAACAGGGTGGCTATGAATGCAAGTATTGTCCATTCTCCACTCAGAACTTGAACGACTTCAAAGAGCATGTAGACTCGAGTCACCCCAATGTCATACTCAACCCTCTGTACTTGTGTGCAGTGTGCAACTTCAACACAAAAAAGTTTGACACGCTCACAGAACATAATGAGAAGTGTCATCCCGGAGAGACCAATTTTAAGTTCAAAAGGATCAAAGTCAATGGTCAGACTGTACTGGAGCAGACCATCGAAGGCTTGACGGACGTGGTTATCTGTGATGCCGCAAGCACTCATAACGGAGAAGGATTTCCTTCCTGTCCCTTGAGTAAATTGGCTACCACCAAGACTGGTCAGTCTAAATTTGAAAAAAATCCTCTAACTAACCTTAGCCCAAAAAACCAAATCACTGCCATCAATGTGAATGGGACTGTTATAATTCCTGAAACGACAATTAAAGAAGGGCTCTCTCACGTAATGCCTTTACTTCAGCGTCCTCCCAACTTTAACTCCATACCAAAAGTTGCTGTCCCCTTGAACACCACCAAATACAACCCCTCACTAGACAGCAACTTAACCCTGATCACCTCCTTCAACAAGTTTCCCTACCCAACTCATGCtgagctgtcctggctgaccgcTGCCTCTAAGCATCCAGAGGAACAAATAAAAGTCTGGTTCACAACCCAACGGCTAAAACAAGGCATTACCTGGTCCCCAGAGGAAGTAGAGGAGGCTcgtaagaaaatgtttaatggctCCATCCCACCTGCACATCAGACATTTACTGTTCTACCTGCCCCAGTGACAGAGCCTGCCAAGCCAGCCCAGCCTCTTATTCAGACTGTCCCCTGCCGCCTCCTGGGACAGACAAGCTTAGTGTTGACGACTGTTGCCAGTGGGTCAACTGTCACTTGCTCGCCCATTGCACTTACAGTTGCCAATCAGACACAAGCCCTAAAGCGGCCCTTGGCAGCCCCAGTGGTGGCCCCTGAAGTGAAGCGACCTGTGGCTGTCCCAGTGATTGCAGCTGAGATGAAGCGACCTTTAGTTGCACCCTTACTTTCCCCTGAGGTGACTCGTGTGATTGCTCCAGTGATGGCCCCTGATGTGAAACTTCCTGTTCCGGCTCCTGCATTAGCCAATGAAGTGACACGTCCAGTTGCGCCTTCCTTGCTGACCCCTGAAGCAAAGCGTCCTATTATAGCCCCACTGGTAGCCTCTGAAACAAAGCGGCCAGCTGCTATCCCAGCAGTAGCCTCTGAAGCTAAGCGACCCATCATAGCCCCGGTGATAGCCCCTGAGGTGAAACGGCCAACTGCTGCTGCAGCGATGGCCTCTGAGGTAAAATGGTCAGCTCCAGTGGTAGTCTCTGAAGCAAAGAGGCCGATTGTAGCTCCAGTGGTAGTGTCTGAAGCAAAGCGGCCGATTATAGCTCCAGTAGTAGTCTCTGAAGCAAAGCGGACGATTGTAGCTCCAGTGGCCACATCTGAGGCAAAGCGGCCGATTGTAGCTCCAGTGGCCACATCTGA encodes:
- the LOC125718844 gene encoding zinc fingers and homeoboxes protein 2-like — protein: MASRRKSTIPCMIRLSDMTEQDDSDDMDVSSNNTIQNIPPLEACNKDASSGRDSGSKHREEPEEQNSEATRPLRKQQGGYECKYCPFSTQNLNDFKEHVDSSHPNVILNPLYLCAVCNFNTKKFDTLTEHNEKCHPGETNFKFKRIKVNGQTVLEQTIEGLTDVVICDAASTHNGEGFPSCPLSKLATTKTGQSKFEKNPLTNLSPKNQITAINVNGTVIIPETTIKEGLSHVMPLLQRPPNFNSIPKVAVPLNTTKYNPSLDSNLTLITSFNKFPYPTHAELSWLTAASKHPEEQIKVWFTTQRLKQGITWSPEEVEEARKKMFNGSIPPAHQTFTVLPAPVTEPAKPAQPLIQTVPCRLLGQTSLVLTTVASGSTVTCSPIALTVANQTQALKRPLAAPVVAPEVKRPVAVPVIAAEMKRPLVAPLLSPEVTRVIAPVMAPDVKLPVPAPALANEVTRPVAPSLLTPEAKRPIIAPLVASETKRPAAIPAVASEAKRPIIAPVIAPEVKRPTAAAAMASEVKWSAPVVVSEAKRPIVAPVVVSEAKRPIIAPVVVSEAKRTIVAPVATSEAKRPIVAPVATSEAKWPIVAPVATSETKWPIVAPVATSETKWPIVAPVATSETKWPIIAPVAVSEAKRPIVASVATSEAKWPIVASVYPPEVKRPAAAVIVAPDVKRPLTAPTVSTDGKSLPVPQAVSPTGKQNIAAPAVEVKRPTIIHSIQSPRKATSPIITFSLDCKKLGEHITELRPNYDKSQLPEDEANALNEGAVLAGGIKGFSNQHGTAKGPQHMSGEFVPKETLHKSVPSRFPLLDRVKGKTAEQLKILEESFQRSSVPTQGELESLVSETKLSKMEIDCWFSERRALRDNLEQAVLNSMGSRKADGGERQQRHSVLNGCHEKDSWSRDSSLSIATPFPCSLPIDSKSLTLLKDVFTQTRWPSPEEYSQLEARTGLARTEIVRWFKDNRLLLKNGALEWMETFQPISGREANGQGALSSTEHTQSAILQHYPEGKATRSDDLDGLTDRTKLSNQEITDWFANRLGQNTSDIGKNIGQNGLSREEPGSWVNMTMGTAAGLKDQELVLDAGNVKTPMEG